Proteins co-encoded in one Dehalogenimonas sp. WBC-2 genomic window:
- a CDS encoding integral membrane protein of the MarC family, translating into MTDFWQSFLLTFVPLFIVVDAIGNLPFVIALTEDSVNTERRRIIKVAVFTASIVGLIFLLFGRVILDAMNISVGAFGIAGGIVLLVLAIRYMTSGHMVEAVKEEMVAVVPIGTPLVVGPATITTLLLLSTQFPFYIVLISFLLNIAITWIIFLSSDWFIRYMGRGGLRAVSRVFSLLLAALAVNMMINGLESLGLINPLTG; encoded by the coding sequence ATGACCGATTTCTGGCAATCGTTTCTGCTTACCTTCGTACCATTGTTTATCGTGGTTGACGCCATCGGCAACCTGCCCTTCGTCATTGCCCTGACTGAGGACTCGGTTAACACCGAACGGCGCCGCATCATCAAGGTGGCGGTTTTCACTGCGTCAATCGTCGGTCTGATATTTTTATTATTTGGCCGCGTTATCCTGGATGCCATGAATATTTCAGTCGGTGCCTTCGGCATCGCCGGCGGTATCGTGCTACTGGTGCTGGCAATCCGCTACATGACCAGCGGTCATATGGTTGAAGCTGTCAAAGAGGAGATGGTAGCAGTGGTGCCCATCGGCACACCCCTGGTGGTCGGCCCGGCCACCATTACCACGCTGCTCCTGTTGTCCACTCAGTTCCCGTTCTATATTGTTTTGATTTCATTCCTGCTTAATATCGCCATTACCTGGATAATATTTCTATCATCGGATTGGTTCATCCGGTACATGGGCAGGGGTGGTTTGCGCGCCGTTTCCCGTGTCTTCAGTTTATTATTGGCCGCCCTGGCGGTTAACATGATGATCAACGGCCTGGAAAGCCTGGGTCTCATCAACCCTCTCACCGGTTAG
- a CDS encoding transcriptional regulator TetR family, with translation MTEPSMNPQKQPRQPTWRDEKAEERRTQLIDTALQVFAKKGFDKTSVRELAAAAGVAQGLMYHYFKSKDKLLEAVVERHSFLPQLTSLLATLQNEHPVKVLKVVGKQFFDLLGQKESLMNIFFHETQSHPIVPRIWRGIMNQGVSLFQNYLDKRVAAGELRPHNTDVTARTLAYTIVLLRATGVAFHQRTRPDQFIEEMVDNLLGGIAVHQT, from the coding sequence ATGACTGAACCTTCAATGAACCCCCAGAAGCAACCACGTCAGCCCACCTGGCGCGATGAAAAGGCCGAGGAACGCCGTACCCAGCTTATCGATACCGCACTGCAGGTTTTCGCAAAAAAAGGGTTTGACAAGACCAGCGTGCGGGAGTTGGCGGCTGCAGCCGGCGTCGCCCAGGGGCTTATGTACCATTACTTCAAGAGCAAAGATAAACTGCTTGAGGCGGTAGTCGAACGTCACAGCTTTTTACCTCAATTGACATCGTTGCTGGCAACTCTGCAAAACGAGCACCCGGTTAAGGTGCTCAAAGTCGTCGGCAAGCAGTTTTTTGACCTTCTAGGCCAAAAAGAAAGCCTGATGAATATTTTCTTCCACGAGACTCAGAGTCATCCCATCGTGCCGCGCATTTGGCGGGGCATTATGAACCAAGGCGTAAGCCTGTTTCAGAATTATCTGGATAAACGCGTCGCCGCCGGAGAACTCAGACCTCATAATACCGATGTCACAGCTAGAACACTGGCTTACACCATAGTCCTTTTAAGGGCTACCGGCGTGGCCTTCCACCAGCGTACCCGTCCCGATCAGTTCATTGAAGAGATGGTAGACAACCTGCTTGGCGGTATCGCCGTTCATCAAACCTGA
- a CDS encoding excisionase family DNA binding protein: MNMSSQNYTINQAAEKLGVSTRTIRRYIKAGKIQAFLVNGPFGEEYRIEELPDDLRKLDGLDNHSQTALDNHDPLSAASGDMMAIFRELQEKNLALAAQLGAATERVRQMEGQLKLLTDGRPPKTPWWQKWYAGLKLRFNKKPADNENSE; encoded by the coding sequence ATGAACATGTCAAGCCAAAATTACACCATCAACCAGGCCGCCGAAAAACTTGGCGTTTCCACCCGCACTATCAGGCGCTACATCAAAGCCGGTAAGATCCAGGCTTTTCTAGTCAACGGTCCTTTCGGTGAGGAGTATCGCATTGAAGAATTGCCGGACGACCTCAGGAAATTGGACGGACTAGACAACCATAGCCAGACAGCCTTGGACAATCATGACCCGCTGTCCGCGGCTTCCGGCGACATGATGGCCATTTTCCGGGAACTCCAGGAAAAGAATCTGGCCTTAGCCGCTCAACTGGGCGCCGCCACTGAACGTGTCCGGCAGATGGAAGGACAACTGAAGCTCCTTACTGATGGCCGTCCACCGAAGACCCCATGGTGGCAAAAGTGGTATGCCGGTCTGAAATTGCGCTTCAATAAAAAGCCTGCCGATAACGAAAATTCTGAATAG
- a CDS encoding hemolysin III-like protein, translating into MIGLLILLIITWGRWDYVAVTLIYGAAVTTLFSFSALYHAFKRRDNETTIWRKLDHIAIFIMIAGSYTPLVYIYLDGAWRWGMIIASWSIVLLGVFYKVFWMKAPRVLSPILYLGMGWLALIPLRELWLSMPRLAFWGVVAGGVAYSIGAVIYAVKRPNPVPGVFGFHEIFHVLILVGALLHFGVVLASVI; encoded by the coding sequence GTGATTGGATTACTGATCCTATTAATCATCACCTGGGGACGATGGGACTATGTAGCAGTTACTCTGATCTACGGCGCGGCGGTCACAACCCTGTTTTCTTTCAGCGCTTTATACCATGCCTTCAAACGGCGTGATAACGAAACGACCATCTGGCGCAAACTGGATCATATCGCCATTTTTATCATGATAGCAGGCAGCTATACACCGCTGGTTTACATTTACCTTGATGGCGCCTGGCGCTGGGGCATGATCATTGCCTCCTGGTCGATAGTTCTACTGGGGGTTTTCTATAAGGTGTTCTGGATGAAGGCGCCGAGGGTGCTTTCGCCTATCCTGTATCTCGGCATGGGCTGGCTGGCGCTGATACCCTTGCGCGAGTTATGGCTGTCAATGCCCCGGCTGGCATTCTGGGGAGTGGTAGCCGGTGGAGTGGCGTACAGCATCGGCGCGGTCATTTACGCTGTAAAGCGTCCCAACCCTGTTCCGGGAGTCTTCGGCTTCCATGAGATTTTCCATGTCTTGATCCTTGTCGGGGCACTGCTGCATTTTGGCGTGGTGCTGGCTTCGGTGATCTAA
- the rplY gene encoding 50S ribosomal protein L25: MDKIEIVLSPRTTTGKKNRFLRRSGVTPVHVFGHNIPSETLQADTAALQEVIKLAGSSRLIALDTGAKTPRMAFIKEIQRTPVGDTVLHVDFYQVKMNEKITARIPLHLTGEAPALKTKGRLLVHPVAHIEVESLPAKLPASISIDISVLTTLDDAIHVRDIKLDSAVTILTDPDVLIAKVNEISIKAEPEAATVAVAEAPAEGDEPKAE; this comes from the coding sequence ATGGATAAAATTGAAATAGTTCTTTCGCCGCGGACAACCACCGGAAAGAAAAATCGCTTTCTGCGCCGCTCCGGCGTTACCCCGGTTCATGTTTTCGGCCACAACATACCATCAGAAACCCTTCAGGCCGACACCGCCGCCCTGCAAGAAGTTATCAAGCTGGCTGGCAGTTCCCGCCTGATTGCCCTTGATACCGGCGCCAAAACGCCCCGGATGGCCTTCATCAAGGAGATCCAGCGCACCCCCGTCGGCGACACCGTGCTCCATGTTGACTTCTACCAGGTTAAAATGAATGAAAAGATAACGGCGCGTATCCCTCTCCATTTGACTGGTGAGGCCCCGGCGCTTAAGACAAAAGGCCGCCTGCTGGTTCATCCGGTAGCCCATATTGAGGTTGAAAGCCTGCCTGCCAAACTACCCGCCAGCATCAGTATTGATATATCAGTGCTCACCACTTTGGACGATGCCATTCATGTCAGGGATATCAAACTGGATTCCGCCGTGACTATTTTAACTGACCCCGATGTTCTGATCGCCAAGGTCAATGAGATCAGCATTAAGGCTGAACCTGAAGCCGCTACGGTCGCTGTGGCAGAAGCCCCGGCTGAGGGCGATGAACCAAAGGCGGAATAA
- a CDS encoding ABC transporter, whose protein sequence is MPAVVLSNITKTYGNKRVVDGVSFEVDGGEIFALIGPNGAGKSTTIRMMMDIIKPDSGDILVMGQHLSESSKNRIGYLPEERGLYRKLKIMDTIAYLAILKGADRQASVERAEVLLKRFDLFEHRYKKIEELSKGMGQLIQFVVTVAHNPDLIILDEPFAGLDPVNSRLLKNTIKDLRAEGKAVILSTHRMNEVEEMCDRLFMINKGRRLLYGKLDDIRRQYRSHAVIVETETELPESLNGVTDRQTKGRVTELRLNEHTSPQTLLQQLVATGIPVERFEIMTPNLDEIFVQVVKQP, encoded by the coding sequence ATGCCTGCTGTTGTTCTATCTAATATCACTAAAACATACGGCAACAAGCGCGTTGTTGACGGCGTATCTTTTGAAGTTGACGGCGGCGAGATTTTCGCCCTGATCGGCCCCAATGGCGCTGGCAAATCAACTACCATTCGCATGATGATGGACATCATCAAACCGGACAGCGGCGATATTCTTGTCATGGGGCAGCACCTGAGCGAGAGTTCCAAAAACCGCATCGGCTATCTGCCGGAAGAACGCGGCCTGTACCGCAAACTTAAGATTATGGACACCATCGCCTATCTGGCTATCCTCAAAGGCGCTGACAGACAGGCATCCGTTGAACGTGCTGAAGTCCTTTTAAAACGTTTTGACCTCTTTGAACACCGCTACAAGAAGATTGAAGAACTGTCCAAGGGCATGGGACAGCTCATTCAGTTCGTGGTTACCGTTGCCCACAACCCGGACCTCATCATCTTGGATGAACCGTTCGCCGGCCTTGACCCGGTCAACTCCCGTCTGCTTAAGAACACTATCAAAGACCTCCGTGCCGAAGGCAAGGCTGTTATCCTGTCTACCCACCGTATGAATGAGGTGGAGGAGATGTGTGACCGCCTGTTCATGATTAATAAAGGCCGCCGCCTGCTTTATGGCAAACTGGATGACATCCGGCGACAGTACCGCAGCCATGCCGTTATCGTTGAAACCGAGACAGAACTACCCGAATCGCTCAATGGTGTTACCGACCGCCAGACCAAGGGCCGGGTCACTGAACTCAGGCTGAATGAACACACATCGCCGCAGACTCTGCTGCAGCAGCTGGTCGCTACCGGTATCCCCGTTGAACGTTTTGAAATCATGACTCCAAACCTTGATGAGATATTTGTTCAGGTGGTCAAACAGCCATGA
- a CDS encoding membrane protein putative, whose translation MNKTLLIFKHEFRTLIRRTGFIVMTLAFPLLGLLLILGGQLISGISPGGEPGPVEDVIIGYVDAAALIDGQQEQANFKFEPFTDVETANQAMIDGDISEYIVILPDYLDSGAVARFTLSRELETPGDRYDAIRNFVIRNLLAPEADPAIIDRAVYPLNLSNVVIDPSTGLPADSQGGFSDFILPYLFSILLVMSIFTSSGYLLQGLSEEKENRIMEILLSSVSSRQLITGKVLGLGAAGLAQMAIWLISARFLAGLASDNFAEILGSIQISGTFIFLGLSYFILGYLLFAIIMAAAGSIGQNMRDSQQLATIFTLLAVSPLWGMVFLIENPQHPVSVFLTLFPFTAPITTIIRIGITDVPLWQIATSMTLMVATIVGFLYLSAKIFRTFLLMYGKTPKLGEIIRLLRQA comes from the coding sequence ATGAACAAGACGCTTTTGATTTTCAAACATGAGTTCCGTACTTTGATCCGCCGCACCGGTTTTATCGTCATGACCCTGGCTTTCCCGCTACTGGGACTGCTGCTAATACTCGGCGGACAGCTTATTTCAGGCATCTCCCCCGGCGGTGAACCCGGGCCTGTGGAAGACGTTATTATCGGCTATGTCGACGCCGCCGCTTTAATCGACGGTCAACAGGAACAGGCCAATTTTAAGTTCGAACCTTTCACCGACGTTGAGACAGCCAATCAGGCCATGATTGACGGTGACATCAGCGAATATATAGTTATTTTACCTGATTACCTGGATAGCGGTGCCGTGGCCCGTTTCACCCTTTCCCGTGAACTTGAAACCCCCGGAGACCGTTACGACGCCATCCGCAATTTTGTGATCAGGAACCTGTTGGCGCCGGAGGCCGACCCGGCAATAATTGACCGGGCTGTTTACCCCCTGAATCTATCAAACGTCGTCATTGATCCGTCCACCGGGCTTCCAGCTGATTCACAGGGCGGTTTTTCTGATTTTATTTTGCCGTATCTGTTCAGTATTTTGCTGGTCATGTCCATCTTCACTTCTTCCGGTTATCTGCTGCAAGGTCTGTCTGAGGAGAAGGAGAACCGCATCATGGAGATCCTTCTGTCCAGTGTCTCCAGCCGCCAGCTTATTACCGGCAAGGTGCTGGGGCTGGGCGCGGCCGGGCTGGCCCAAATGGCTATCTGGCTTATTTCGGCGCGTTTCCTGGCCGGTCTGGCTTCAGACAACTTCGCTGAAATCCTTGGTTCTATCCAAATTTCCGGCACTTTCATCTTCCTGGGTCTGAGCTATTTCATCTTAGGCTACCTGCTGTTCGCCATAATCATGGCCGCCGCCGGCAGTATCGGGCAGAACATGCGCGACAGCCAGCAGCTTGCCACCATTTTTACCCTGCTGGCCGTTTCGCCTTTGTGGGGCATGGTTTTCCTCATTGAAAACCCTCAGCATCCGGTAAGTGTCTTTTTAACCTTGTTTCCTTTCACCGCCCCCATCACCACCATCATCCGCATCGGCATTACCGATGTGCCTTTGTGGCAAATTGCCACCAGTATGACGCTGATGGTCGCCACCATTGTCGGATTTCTTTACCTTTCCGCCAAGATATTCCGCACTTTCCTGCTGATGTACGGCAAGACTCCTAAGCTCGGTGAGATCATCCGTCTCCTCCGCCAGGCTTAA
- a CDS encoding 5,10-methylenetetrahydrofolate reductase has product MNVRDIYQKEKGIVFSFELFPPKTEESAAELFDTIKALKPLELSCVSVTYGAGGSTRELTHDLLVRIHKETDLTVISHLTCVGSTIEEIRHILEKYRESGIENILALRGDPPKGQMSFVPEVGGFSYAIELVKFIKTNFPEMGVGVAGYPEGHPQTPNRLKEIDYLKAKVDAGADYICTQLFFDNRDFYDFRERCALAGINVPIVAGISPITSVKMMKRMADLAAGTHFPAPLLRAINRAEDEECVRDVGVHWAAEQVRDLVDKGVDGIHFYTLNSSDATLQIYKTLGVTTSKNLA; this is encoded by the coding sequence ATGAACGTCAGGGACATCTACCAAAAAGAAAAGGGTATAGTCTTCAGCTTTGAGCTTTTCCCGCCGAAAACCGAAGAATCGGCGGCGGAACTGTTTGATACCATTAAAGCGCTCAAGCCGTTGGAGCTTTCCTGCGTTTCGGTGACCTACGGCGCCGGTGGTTCAACACGCGAACTGACCCATGACCTGCTGGTGCGCATCCACAAGGAGACCGATCTGACTGTCATCTCACACCTGACCTGCGTTGGCTCAACGATAGAAGAGATACGCCATATCCTGGAGAAGTACCGGGAAAGCGGCATCGAAAATATCCTGGCTCTGCGCGGCGACCCGCCCAAGGGGCAGATGAGCTTTGTACCGGAGGTGGGCGGTTTCAGCTACGCCATTGAACTGGTTAAATTCATCAAGACCAACTTCCCGGAGATGGGCGTCGGCGTGGCTGGCTATCCTGAAGGCCACCCGCAGACCCCAAACCGCCTCAAGGAGATCGATTACCTGAAAGCCAAGGTGGATGCAGGGGCGGATTATATCTGTACCCAACTCTTTTTTGATAACCGGGACTTTTACGACTTCCGTGAGCGCTGCGCCCTGGCCGGAATAAACGTGCCTATCGTAGCCGGTATATCACCCATCACCTCGGTCAAGATGATGAAAAGGATGGCCGATCTGGCCGCGGGGACTCATTTCCCGGCGCCGCTATTGCGCGCCATCAACCGCGCCGAAGACGAAGAATGTGTCAGAGATGTGGGCGTTCACTGGGCGGCGGAGCAGGTGAGGGATTTGGTGGATAAGGGCGTTGACGGCATCCACTTTTATACATTGAATAGTTCAGACGCTACCCTTCAGATATACAAGACCCTGGGAGTGACGACTTCTAAGAATCTGGCGTAA
- the yajQ gene encoding YajQ, translating to MPSVDVVSDVDLQALDNAINNVKREVTTRYDFRNVKTEITLDRKEKTIHLESGDDVKVKAMTEMLIGQVVRFGLDTKCLDFGKMEATAQGGAEMDVKIKEGISKETAQKMVKFIKGLKLKVEPAIQGEQLRITGKQIDDLQEIMRQLKEQDFDIALQYVNMKR from the coding sequence ATGCCATCTGTAGATGTGGTCAGCGATGTCGACCTGCAGGCACTGGATAATGCCATCAACAACGTTAAACGTGAGGTTACCACGCGCTATGATTTCAGGAACGTGAAGACCGAAATCACCCTTGACCGCAAGGAAAAGACCATCCACCTTGAAAGCGGTGACGACGTTAAGGTCAAGGCCATGACCGAGATGCTCATCGGTCAGGTGGTGCGTTTCGGCCTGGATACCAAGTGCCTGGATTTCGGCAAGATGGAAGCCACGGCGCAGGGGGGTGCCGAGATGGATGTGAAGATCAAGGAAGGTATCTCCAAAGAGACAGCCCAGAAGATGGTTAAGTTCATAAAGGGTTTGAAACTTAAGGTTGAACCGGCCATTCAGGGTGAGCAGCTGCGGATCACCGGCAAGCAGATTGATGACTTGCAGGAGATCATGCGTCAGCTTAAGGAACAGGATTTTGATATAGCGCTACAGTACGTGAACATGAAACGGTAA